Proteins encoded in a region of the Paenibacillus wynnii genome:
- a CDS encoding radical SAM/SPASM domain-containing protein produces MKQEVQWKPSRFNARTTVDDGGLMLYNSYTGAIAAFSPEESSRVIELLSGPDDPVPDGDCTLHEDLLEHGFLVSQDTDELRRALYLHQSMHRQDSMHLVLLATEACNFRCNYCYEYFPRGTMKSTVTSGLEKYIASQVSTLNRLTISWHGGEPLLAPQVIERLSQSFIESCDRNGVVYGAEISTNGYFLDREMFDKLLDWRVERFMVTLDGDAEVHNQRRALTGGGDTYQRIVDNLVSLKAVDRPFEINLRVNFDNSNLEAVTEFIPVLKDLFGDDPRFKVYFRPVGCMGGENDLNLSVCDDITKDTKIWEFNEQAIAQGLTVSSFISDILLPTGAVCYAAKPNSLIVDSDGQLYKCSVAIDQENNQLGSINEDGTLDLDLDKMALWTTSGEETDSNCQSCFFRPSCQGNHCPLYRMRTGNRPCSYEKRQIKQTLRTIWLQGKAEEQASNV; encoded by the coding sequence ATGAAACAAGAAGTGCAATGGAAACCATCGCGTTTTAACGCGCGAACAACAGTGGATGACGGGGGACTCATGCTGTACAACAGCTATACGGGTGCCATCGCGGCGTTTTCGCCGGAGGAGAGCAGCAGAGTTATTGAATTGCTTTCCGGACCGGATGACCCTGTTCCTGATGGGGATTGCACTTTACACGAGGATCTCCTGGAGCACGGGTTTTTAGTTAGTCAGGATACGGATGAACTGCGGCGGGCGTTATATTTGCATCAGTCGATGCACCGTCAAGACAGCATGCACCTTGTGCTTCTAGCTACAGAGGCGTGTAATTTCCGCTGTAATTATTGTTATGAATATTTCCCGAGAGGAACGATGAAGAGTACGGTAACATCGGGACTCGAAAAATATATAGCCTCTCAAGTATCCACCTTAAACCGTCTGACGATTAGCTGGCATGGCGGCGAACCTCTTTTGGCTCCGCAAGTGATAGAGAGGCTGTCGCAATCTTTCATCGAATCCTGTGATCGTAATGGAGTCGTTTATGGGGCAGAAATATCCACTAACGGATACTTTCTGGATCGTGAAATGTTCGACAAGCTATTGGACTGGCGTGTAGAACGTTTTATGGTTACTTTGGACGGGGATGCGGAAGTACACAACCAGCGTCGCGCATTGACCGGCGGTGGAGATACTTATCAGCGGATAGTAGACAATCTGGTTTCCTTAAAAGCAGTGGATCGACCTTTTGAAATTAACCTGCGCGTGAACTTCGATAACAGCAACCTTGAGGCTGTAACTGAGTTTATTCCTGTTCTAAAAGATCTTTTCGGTGATGACCCGCGTTTCAAAGTCTACTTCCGTCCCGTGGGATGTATGGGCGGCGAGAACGATCTGAACCTTTCCGTATGTGATGATATCACCAAGGATACGAAGATTTGGGAGTTCAACGAGCAGGCGATTGCTCAAGGATTAACCGTAAGTTCTTTTATATCTGATATTCTTCTGCCTACAGGAGCTGTATGTTATGCGGCTAAACCGAACTCGTTGATTGTGGATTCAGACGGCCAGTTGTACAAGTGCTCCGTAGCCATTGACCAGGAGAATAACCAGCTTGGAAGTATTAATGAAGACGGAACTCTAGATCTTGATCTAGATAAAATGGCCCTGTGGACCACCTCAGGTGAAGAGACCGACAGCAACTGTCAATCGTGCTTCTTCCGTCCTTCTTGTCAGGGCAATCATTGCCCGTTGTACCGTATGCGCACGGGAAACCGCCCTTGTTCTTATGAGAAACGGCAGATCAAGCAGACACTTCGGACCATTTGGCTGCAAGGTAAAGCTGAGGAGCAAGCTTCTAATGTGTAA
- a CDS encoding molybdopterin-dependent oxidoreductase — MKKGLARIRKGYGKKLLSIHAWNAWLVLFLALSGLMLLGGFWRELLGEGRVWLKWGHIVIGLVLLLPVIYYLLLAAKHWKRLKGRTSQKANVLVVLGLLIGWILSGLVLWQFKMAGPRAANAALFIHDLLTWIGLPLIIYHSITRTKWLKEPQKRSIVPDSDLEENTGKLVGRDTLPPSHPQPFYTRRGFIKVAVGAGMALTLGPTFTRWVGQSFKPPSLEDYVADNANTLLPEPVPLPQSSPPIGGGADGHYRVYTVTDIPSFNNDNWSFTVDGLVDKKLSWNWEQFVQLKREVQVSDFHCVTGWSVYKNTWEGIPLTALLDMAGVQKTAATVKLYSGDGVYTDSLTMEQARMADIMVAVMHDGMPISNQLGGPVRLVVPKMYAYKSVKWLNRIELIEGDHIGYWEQRGYDIDAWLPGAKKI, encoded by the coding sequence GTGAAAAAAGGGTTAGCTCGTATTCGCAAGGGTTACGGGAAGAAACTGCTCTCCATTCATGCATGGAATGCCTGGCTGGTTCTGTTCTTGGCTCTTAGCGGTCTAATGCTGCTTGGCGGGTTCTGGCGGGAATTACTCGGGGAAGGCCGTGTGTGGCTGAAGTGGGGGCACATCGTAATCGGACTAGTGTTACTGCTTCCTGTTATTTATTATTTGCTGCTCGCTGCTAAGCATTGGAAACGCCTTAAAGGACGTACCTCGCAAAAAGCCAATGTACTTGTTGTCCTGGGGTTGCTTATAGGGTGGATCTTGTCAGGCTTAGTACTGTGGCAGTTCAAAATGGCTGGACCCCGGGCAGCGAATGCAGCACTTTTCATCCATGACCTACTGACTTGGATCGGACTTCCGTTGATCATCTACCACTCCATCACCCGGACGAAATGGCTCAAGGAACCGCAAAAAAGATCCATTGTTCCTGATAGTGATCTGGAAGAGAATACAGGAAAGTTAGTTGGTCGTGACACCCTCCCCCCTTCCCATCCGCAACCTTTTTATACGCGTCGGGGTTTCATCAAAGTTGCCGTGGGGGCAGGTATGGCATTAACCTTGGGACCTACATTTACACGTTGGGTGGGTCAATCCTTCAAACCGCCAAGCTTGGAAGACTATGTGGCAGATAATGCGAACACACTGCTCCCCGAACCCGTACCTCTACCGCAGTCTTCACCCCCGATTGGTGGGGGAGCGGACGGACATTATCGCGTATATACGGTTACAGACATCCCTTCTTTTAATAATGACAATTGGTCTTTTACTGTGGATGGTCTAGTGGATAAGAAGCTGAGCTGGAATTGGGAGCAATTCGTTCAGTTGAAGCGTGAAGTACAGGTCAGTGATTTTCACTGTGTTACCGGCTGGTCTGTCTATAAAAATACTTGGGAAGGCATCCCTCTCACTGCACTATTGGATATGGCTGGTGTTCAGAAAACGGCTGCAACTGTGAAGCTCTATTCCGGTGACGGGGTTTACACAGATTCCCTAACCATGGAGCAAGCACGTATGGCGGATATCATGGTTGCTGTGATGCATGACGGGATGCCGATTTCAAATCAGCTTGGGGGCCCTGTTCGTCTGGTAGTCCCAAAAATGTATGCTTATAAGTCTGTAAAATGGCTGAATAGGATCGAACTAATTGAGGGGGATCATATCGGCTATTGGGAACAGCGGGGTTATGATATCGATGCTTGGTTGCCTGGTGCCAAAAAAATCTGA